The DNA sequence gcgccatgctctaccaactgagccatacttCCATAACAACATGTGTGAACCCTCCCCAGGACCATGTAGGGAAGCTGAAGGACACCTATGACCCCATGCTCATCATgaaacacccctccctccctccctccctccctccctccctccctccctccctccctccctccctccctccctccctccctccctccctccctccctccctccctccctccctccctccctccctccctccccaggacCATGTAGGGAAGCTGAAGGACACCTATGACCCCATGCTCATCATgaaacacccctccctccctccctccctccctccccaggacCATGTAGGGAAGTTGAAGGACACCTATGACCCCATGCTCATCATgaaacacctctctctccatctccctccctccctccctccctccctccctccctccctccctccctccctccctccctccctccctccctccctccctccctccctccctccctccctccccaggagCATGTAGGGAAGCTGAAGGACACATATGACCACAGGCTCATGctgaaactcctctctctctctctctcccttcccaggaGCATGTAGGGAAGCTGAAGGACACCTATGACCACAGGCTCATCATgaaacacctctctctccatctatctatctccctccccaGGACCATGTAGGGAAGCTGAAGGACACCTATGACCACCGGCTCATGCtgaaacacctctctctctctccctccccaggacCATGTAAGGAAGCTGAAGGACACCTATGACCACAGGCTCATCATgaaacacctctctctccatctatctctctccctccccaggacCATGTAGGGAAGCTGAAGGACACCTATGACCCCATGCTCATCATgaaacacctctctctccatctatctctctccctccccaggacCATGTAGGGAAGCTGAAGGACACCTATGACCACAGGCTCATCATgaaacacctctctctccatctatctctctccctccccaggacCATGTAGGGAAGCTGAAGGACACCTATGACCACAGGCTCATCAtgaaacacctctctctctctccctccccaggacCATGTAGGGAAGCTGAAGGACACCTATGACCACAGGCTCATCATgaaacacctctctctccatctatctctctccctccccaggacCATGTAGGGAAGCTGAAGGACACCTATGACCACGGGCTCATCATgaaacacctctctctccatctatctctctccctccccaggacCATGTAGGGAAGCTGAAGGACACCTATGACCACAGGCTCATGCTGAAACACCTGCCTGCTGAGTTCACTGTCTTCCTGGATCACATCTCTAACCTGGACTACTTCACCAAACCAGACTATCAGGTAAGATGGCAGATCTCTCTCCCTTTACCTActctatgtgtgtgtacagtatctcTATGTTTTAACAGTTAGAACTAAGCATTTTGTTACAGTTCCCTGTGTCAATATACGGTAAGtcccaggatgtgtgtgtatgtagtgtatgtttTCAGACCGACTGATTGTCTGCCTGACTGTATGAATGTCTGAGCCCTCTTTCTGGAGTACTAAGTATccatcagtcagacagtcagtgatgtTGTACAAGCTGTTAGGTATCTCAGGATATGACATCATGTGACTTTCTGTTGTGTTGTAGCTGCTGTTGTCAGTGTTTGACAACAGTATGAAGACCTACAACGTGGTGGAGAATGACCCGTATgactgggagaggactgggtCTGATGGTACTCTGACCATCAACGCTACAGCCACCACACCACAGCATCACACACGACTCACCCCAGCACACATGGGGTAAGAGACTAATCTACCTATTTAATTAATTCATCTACCTGTTGAATGAATAaatggatgggtggatgaatctACCTgttgaatggatggatggatgaatgaatggatggatgaaagaATCTACCTGTTGAATGAATGGATGAATAAATTGAATGTATCCACCcgttgaatgaatgaatgtattaatgaattaattaactgatgaatggatggatgacttAGTGACATCAGAGTAACATTCACTCTATAATTTCAGCATGGCCAATGCATCCCTGATCCCTGGGGACCTGGCGAGGGAGAACACAGACGATGTTCTGCAGGACGAGCAGCTTAGTGACAACGGGGAGAACAACCCTCCTCCAGACCGCCGCCCCGGATCCCCCAGCATGCCCCGGGCCAACCAGGAAGCTGACGTCTGGGAGGAGCTGGACCGTAACCGTAACCGCATCAGGACCGCTGtgtggaaggtagagaggagaacatacacacaccagggtttccaTTAGCCGGTAATAGGCTTTTATACACTCCTCCCCCAAAAGCCAATAAATAACATTTACTCCGGCTAATTGCCCCCGGCTAAAATCCCATTGCAAAATAATGCTTtttagcctattcattgatggaaatactAGTCGATGGAAATATATTTGACCGGTCATGCTTATTGATCTATAGGAAcatttgcataatttagtggaattaaattggcaAGTGTGTATTTCTGTTTGTCGCTATGTAGCCTATCTTATTCATCACACCTGCACAGCATACAGATACAGAGCCTACATTTGAGTAGAAAATCTGTCGGACAGCGCAAGAGCTGCTGCTACAGCTTCTCAAACAGCTCATTCGTTGCTGCTGGAGTGAAACATGCTTTTATAAGACCAATCATTGCACAACAAATCTAAATGCAATcacgtgtaaaaaaaaaaaaaaacgttttcatGGCCATGATTAAAAAAagcaaatatattttaatttctcaactggtaattgaaACGTGCTTTCTATTCATGATTCATGTGCATAGGCAGGGGTAGGCAGGATTCAGCGTGTCACACACCACTTTacaatgagctggaggcagtatgcattttgaaaacatgtacttaattgtttgaaacttTAAAGTTTtacttgcttcaaagtagcctagacAAAATTATTTTTCCATATTCCATTGAAACCATGCAGCCTATTTCTCTCATGTtcttttgttttttaaatcaactttctttcattgtctagCAGCCAAAGGCATTATCCTAGTTATATCAGCAGCACATGATAGTTGTTGCCTCTTTAGATCTCACCTCTTTCGACATTTCAAACAGATATTTTCATCTCTGTCACATGTGTGGTGGGCTTTTGGcaatggtgttttcccgctaacTGCATTAAGGAACGATCATTTGCACGTAGCCTACCGACTGTGTAGCTTACCGACTTGTGTAGCTGATAGTGGAATTTCTATAATTCCTATGTGTTTTGTAGCCAAAAACAAATTCGCACTCaattctaattcattaatgatttgtaagttcattaattatgcatgaagtagattgagaccagtcttaaaagccaaggTAATAatgtttaattccagagagtactcaatgcatacacacatttccacaggttataaactgaaaatgacgtttTTCTTCTATTTCACAAGCAGAGGGGCCCCTAGCTTTTAGCAttcgcgttatcagcacgaagtcaaggccagtcagtataaatcaacattctagacaatctggagatggcccgttcccaccacctggagatttgtacaactgaatgaactaaggaacagaccttcattgttactaaactcctgactacattatatacaattgggaaagggagcaagagagaaaattcacatgtacagtacattatagcatttggactagtcagttctgattggaatgtatacataattagtcatttcaaccacaATTTCCTCTATCAGTAGCTTACCGACTTGTGTAGCTTACCGACTGTGTAGCTTACCGACTGTGTAGCTTACCGACTTGTGTAGCTTACCGACTGTGTAGCTTACCGACTTGTGTAGCTTACCGACTTGTGTAGCTTACCGACTGTGTAGCTTACCGACTGTGTAGCTTACCGACTTGTGTAGCTTACCGACTGTGTAGCTTACCGACTGTGTAGTTTACCGACTTGTGTAGCTTACCGACTGTGTAGCTTACCGACTGTGTAGTTTACCGACTTGTGTAGCTTACCGACTGTGTAGCTTACCGACTTGTGTAGCTTACCGACTGTGTAGCTTACCGACTTGTGTAGCTTACCGACTGTGTAGCTTACCGACTTGTGTAGCTTACCGACTTGTGTAGCTTACCGACTGTGTAGCTTACCGACTGTGTAGCTTACCGACTTGTGTAGCTTACCGACTGTGTAGCTTACCGACTGTGTAGCTTACCGACTTGTGTAGCTTACCGACTGTGTAGCTTACCGACTGTGTAGTTTACCGACTTGTGTAGCTTACCGACTGTGTAGCTTACCGACTTGTGTAGCTTACCGACTTGTGTAGCTTACCGACTGTGTAGCCTACCGACTTGTGTAGCTTACCGACTTGTGTAGCCTACCGACTTGTGTAGCTTACCGACTTGTGTAGCCTACCGACTTGTGTAGTTTACCGACTTGTGTAGCTTACCGACTTGTGTAGCCTACCGACTTGAgtagcctactgccttgtgtaGCCTACCGCCTTGTGCAGCCTACTGCCTTGTGCAGCCTACTGCCTTGtgtagcctactgccttgtgcaGCCTACCGACTTGtgtagcctactgccttgtgtagcctactgccttgtgtaGCCTACCGCCTTGtgtagcctactgccttgtgtaGCCTACCGCCTTGTGTAGCCTACCGCCTTGTGTAGCCTACCGCCTTGtgtagcctactgccttgtgtaGCCTACCGCCTTTtgtagcctactgccttgtgtaGTCTACTGCCTTGTGTAACCTACTGCCTTGTGTAGCCTACCGACTTGtgtagcctactgccttgtgtagcctactgccttgtgcaCATTGCTGCGTTGTGAAGAAataagtttatcaacattttgagctaaatgttctgatctgttgcatcagcctcattgcttttcTAAAGTATTTTAATGTAGCCTAGGACTATTGGTTGTATGAAATTGGCATCTATCATCACataactgtcccagagtctgtttggaataggctATTTCTTTCTCGCACAGAAAggcaagctgaccaatagaataggtacaCTTTTCTACTATGGgagatagtagattgacataggctggGGATTTTGCTGTATGTTGGCTGAAAGAAAGTACATGTGGACAGTCATTCTAACATCTCCAAACTGCGCATCAGGATTCAGTAAGAAGGACGCATCCCGttgcacccaatgcatatgggtccggtacatttctcaaatgtccagtaaattcAAATGCTGCCGGTCAAACGTCCGGTGCTGGaaaccctgaaacacacacaccatgacgACGTGAGTTCAACCATATATCACTCtatccccccctttctctccccactaGGCAGCAACAGAGGAGGAGCACAGCAAGAACCAGGGGGGTCTCCAGAGCCCGTATGCCAACCTCAGCCTGGGCTCCCCTGTCCGGGTACACTCTGAGATAGTGGGGGTGTCAGGACAGGATGGTGGTAGTCCTCTCCTCAGGAAGCTCCGTAACATCCACAGCTTTGAGCTGGACAGGAGACTGACCTTGGAGACCAAGCCCAGTCCTGAACGGTTCATGGAGGCGTGGTCAGTACCCCCACTAACCCCCTGGCCTTCTATTCCTTCCACACTACACTAACATAACAACCAGGGACTAGATTCTACTGCAATTCAGTCTGTTCAGGATATTAATCAAGATGAACTAAAGTTCCTATACAATCATTTAAAAGTTTGTTTTAATGATGAATTAGTTTACTTCCTAAACTGACTGAATTTTAATGCAATTGACCTCAACCCTGCTATTGCTAACTCTGCTAACCCTCACCCTCACTAACTACTATGTTATAATCTGCCATTGTCTGACCTGTTCAATCGGTCGGTGTGTCTCTCCAGCTCAGGGAATCAGCTGGAGGGCTGtgggcagcagcaggagaagggcCTGGTTGTACCCACTGGAGGTGCCACAGGACCAGGACGTGGTGGCACTGACCGAGTCTGGCACAACGACGAGGAGTTCCTATCCGGTGGCGGTGCCAGCGGTTCACCCAAACCCGTCTCCCCTCACTCCCACAGGTCTCTGGAACAGGGCGAGGTGGCCCCCAGCAGCGGAGGCTTTGTGGCCCTCAACCTGAGCTCCGGACAGGGGAAGGTGGACTCCAGGGAGTGGATGATGATGGAGAGGCCCAGCGGGTCCCCAGGGACAGGAATGGGAGATAAAGCTACGACCAGCCCCTccaaggaggaagaagaggagctgCAGGTGCTGGAGGTACCCTTTGGGGCAGGAGAGGGGTCCACGGGGAACTCCAGTCCTGGTCAGATCCATGGGCACAGGGATGGGGACCTCCAGGGGCATCCAGGCGCCAGCGGACGACCCCCCAGGGTGGACAGGCTGGAACTGAGTGTGGGACCTACGGGAAGCCTGCCCCCCGTCACCCCCTCTAGCCCTGCtgatgccctggctgagggagcACTCACACAGGTACGGACCTCACAGACTAGTATGACACAGTTCACTGTAAAACACGGCACTATTACATATCTCACTGTAAAGCACTTCACTATTACATACCTCACTGTAAAACACTTCACTATTACATATCTCACTGTAAACATGTCACTATTACATACCTCACTGTAAAACATGTCACCATTACATACCTCACTGTAAAACACTTCACTATTACATTCCTCACTGTAAAACATGTCACTATTACATACCTCACTGTAAAACATGTCACTATTACATACCTCACTGTAAAGTACTTCACTATTACATATCTCACTGTAAAGCACTTCACTATTACATTACTCACTGTAAAAATGTAACCAATACATTCCTCACTGTAAAACACTTTACTATTACATACCTCACTGTAAAAATGTAACCAATACATTCCGCACTGTAAAACACATCACTATTACATACCTCACTGTAAAAATGTAACCAATACATTCCTCACTGTAAAGCACTTCACTATTACATACCTCACTGTAAAACACTTCACTATTACATACCTCACTGTAAAACACTTCACTATTACATACCTCACTGTAAAAATGTAACCAATACATTCCTCACTGTAAAGCACTTCACTATTACATACCTCACTGTAAAACACTTCGGTATTACATACCTCACTGTAAAACACTTCACTATTACATACCTCACTGTAAAAATGTAACCAATACATTCCTCACTGTAAAGCACTTCACTATTACATACCTCACTGTAAAACACTTCACTATTACATACCTCACTGTAAAACACATCACTATTACATTCCTCACTGTAAAACACTTCACTATTACATACCTCACTGTAAAACACTTCGGTATTACATACCTCACTGTAAAACACTTCACTATTACATACCTCACTGTAAAACACTTCACTATTACATACCTCACTGTAAAACACTTCACTATTACATACCTCACTGTAAAACACTTCACTATTACATACCTCACTGTAAAACACTTCACTATTACCTACCTCACTGTAAAACACTTCACTATTACATACCTCACTGTAAGACACTTCACTATTACATACCTCACTGTAAAACACTTCACTATTACATACCTCACTGTAAAACACTTCACTATTACATACCTCACTGTAAAACACTTCACTATTACATACCTCACTGTAAAACACTACGGTATTACATACCTCACTGTAAAACACTTCACTATTACATACCTCACTGTAAAACACTTCACTATTACATACCTCACTGTAAAACACTTCACTATTACATACCTCACTGTAAAACACTTCACTGTTACATACTTCACTGTAAAACATGTCACCGTTACATACCTAACTGTAAAACACTCcaatattacatacagtacctcACTGTACATTTCACCATAACACAGCTCACACAGTTCAAGACATATCATGCAATGGACACAGTAGGATACTACACCTTAACACAGAACTAGACACAGTAGGATACTACACCTTAACACAGAACTAGACATAGTAGGATACTACACCTTAACACAGAACTAGACATAGTAGGATACTTCATCCATCTGGATCATCAGTAGCATCTTACTGTAGTTTAAAGTAAAATGTGATCGTGATCACTTATGTCTGTGAGCTTGTTTCTTTGCTTGTGTGAGCTTGATAAAATTAAGGAAACTTCTCAGAAAATGCTTTTGCATTATTTGCAACTTTCATTTGCtatgtttagtttttttttctgGGTTGACCCTTTATCAAAAGGTGCTATTTGAAGAAAGAGATAGTGATTCCTCTAAGGAGACGTTTTGAGATCTCAGAATTCCTCCCACCTCTACACCCGCTCCCTTTAAGTTCTAAATATATGCTTTACTCCTCGCCCTCTCTCACCCCCACTCCTATCCACCCCTTTCTCACACTGTTCCTCCGCCATCCCACTCCGTCCTCTCCCCGACTTTACCTCTTCCTGCTCTGTCCTCTCACCCCAACTTTACCTCTTCCTGCTCCGTCCTCTCCCCGACTTTACCTCTTCCTGCTCCGTCCTCTCCCCGACTTTACCTCTTCctgctccgtcctctctccccgaCTTTACCTCTTCCTG is a window from the Oncorhynchus keta strain PuntledgeMale-10-30-2019 chromosome 35, Oket_V2, whole genome shotgun sequence genome containing:
- the LOC118374147 gene encoding tau-tubulin kinase 2-like isoform X2, translated to MSAAAMDQADILTVFVLVKERWKVTKKIGGGGFGEIYEALDLLTRVSVALKVESAQQPKQVLKMEVAVLKKLQGKEHVCRFVGCGRNDRFNYVVMELQGRNLAELRRSMTRGTFTVSTTLRLGRQTLEAIESIHSVGFLHRDIKPSNFAMGRFPSTCRTCYMLDFGLARQFTNSCQEVRPPRPVAGFRGTVRYASVNAHKNKEMGRHDDLWSLFYMLVEFMVGQLPWRKIKDKDHVGKLKDTYDHRLMLKHLPAEFTVFLDHISNLDYFTKPDYQLLLSVFDNSMKTYNVVENDPYDWERTGSDGTLTINATATTPQHHTRLTPAHMGMANASLIPGDLARENTDDVLQDEQLSDNGENNPPPDRRPGSPSMPRANQEADVWEELDRNRNRIRTAVWKAATEEEHSKNQGGLQSPYANLSLGSPVRVHSEIVGVSGQDGGSPLLRKLRNIHSFELDRRLTLETKPSPERFMEACSGNQLEGCGQQQEKGLVVPTGGATGPGRGGTDRVWHNDEEFLSGGGASGSPKPVSPHSHRSLEQGEVAPSSGGFVALNLSSGQGKVDSREWMMMERPSGSPGTGMGDKATTSPSKEEEEELQVLEVPFGAGEGSTGNSSPGQIHGHRDGDLQGHPGASGRPPRVDRLELSVGPTGSLPPVTPSSPADALAEGALTQLTAQQSPSGSDCVPQGLQLERREDAAAEAQQPQDITATTDIYILPTPSHTPSHTPSHTPSQPGSPTSLDDLLADTLINGRDTQTYTKAHSPVPSRASSPRSPHSPRSPRSPLSPHSPRSPILLAPPVLLAPPVLLPLPILLTTPVLTTPVLLAPPVLLILHVLIPLAPPVLLAPPVLLAPPFSSFSTF